In the genome of Hydractinia symbiolongicarpus strain clone_291-10 chromosome 5, HSymV2.1, whole genome shotgun sequence, one region contains:
- the LOC130644917 gene encoding uncharacterized protein LOC130644917: protein MHVSMRFVILIIIFALRSGESLKCLRSFKFESQSQQQIEKECSSNEHVCSVAKGTFETIGRRSSFEIWDCIKLTGKCAEQCKKHWERVKKNHKLQSTAHLLSCEAYCCDKDLCNDLMLDQNTTLKISIQYTNRGHGPASKKFLQYTKGYFPTLQTSTKYMNPANMTGKLTQHTSQKDSMKTVIVATFTAILILLAIVLTGTIGMQYRRRKKKEQQDFERQKKQRKIQQHQQQQQQQQQQQARHIIQQKRREKNQRFGGKTTFYTPLDVNNIPVSPYKALNFGYPNGIENEGCTTPSSPTNAQENCVYELPSRCDAPQYKDKPPQSKVRELDNGLDVEFQQEYDSESATKSNVEMTQGESMYAETDDTHIYKILEIPHKYATRPPKYTT, encoded by the exons ATGCATGTCTCGATGCGTTTCGTTATATTGATAATTATTTTTGCTCTCAGATCAG gtgaaAGCCTAAAGTGTTTGCGAAGCTTTAAATTTGAATCTCAGTCTCAACAACAGATTGAAAAGGAATGCTCATCTAACGAACATGTGTGTAGTGTAGCAAAGGGGACATTTGAAACGATTGGTAGGAGGTCCAGTTTTGAGATATGGGACTGTATTAAACTGACTGGAAAATGTGCAGAACAATGTAAGAAGCACTGGGAACGAGTGAAAAAGAATCACAAACTACAAAGTACAGCCCATTTACTCTCATGCGAG GCATATTGCTGCGACAAAGATCTCTGCAATGACCTCATGTTGG aTCAGAATACAACATTAAAGATATCCATACAGTACACGAATAGAG GTCATGGTCCAGcatcaaagaaatttttacaATACACAAAAG GCTATTTTCCAACATTACAAACTTCTACTAAATATATGAATCCAGCAAACATGACAGGGAAGTTAACACAACACACATCTCAGAAGGATTCGATGAAAACTGTTATAGTTGCGACGTTCACTGCCATATTGATTTTGCTGGCAATAGTTTTGACTGGTACAATTGGAATGCAGTATCGACGAAGAAAAAA AAAAGAACAACAAGACTTCGAAAGACAAAAAAAGCAGAGAAAAATACAACAGCATCaacagcagcaacaacaacaacaacaacaacaggcaAGACACATAATACAGCAAAAGCGAAGAGAAAAAAATCAGCGTTTTGGAGGGAAAACTACTTTTTATACACCTTTAGATGTTAATAACATCCCAGTTAGTCCATATAAAGCCTTAAACTTTGGTTACCCAAATGGAATTGAAAATGAAGGATGCACAACACCAAGCAGTCCGACTAATGCACAAGAAAATTGTGTGTATGAATTACCGTCAAGATGTGATGCACCACAATACAAGGATAAACCACCTCAAAGCAAGGTGAGGGAACTAGATAACGGATTGGATGTGGAATTTCAGCAAGAATATGACAGTGAATCTGCAACAAAAAGCAACGTTGAGATGACGCAAGGAGAAAGCATGTATGCAGAAACGGATGACACTCATATATACAAGATACTCGAAATACCACATAAATATGCGACGCGTCCGCCAAAATATACCACGTGA